From the Synechococcus sp. Nb3U1 genome, the window CAGGAGAGTTTGATCAATCAGATCGCGGCTCTTTTGCATTCTCCGGTTCACCCCAGTTCTACCTTGACGACCGTGCTAGAGCAGCTGACCGCGGGGTTACACGGGATTGGGGCTCGGTTACACCTATTCACCCCAGAGGGATCCACCCATAGTCACGGCCTACAGCCCCCAACAGGCTATGACGATTGGCTGCGAGAACAGCTTCAGAAACAGAGCTTTCTGCCTGTACAGCAGGATCAGTCAGGACTGGCCAAAGTTTGGACCTTGTCGAACCTGAAGTCATGGCCCCACTTTTTGGAGTCAATCAATCAAACACCTATTCGTGGCTTGATCGTACTGCAGCTCAGTTGGAATGGCCGACAGATGGGTTGTCTGAGCGTATTTCGTGGGGCCGTGTATGTGGAAACCCAGTGGGCTGGGTATCGGGGCTCGGAGAGCTTTCAGTCAGGGGATCCCCGACAACGATTGCCCTGCATTTCTTTTGAGGCTTGGCGGGAGTTGAAAATTAATGAGTCTCTCTCTTGGTCGCCAGCGGATGTGGAATTGCTGAGTCGGGTTGGGGTTCATTTGGCCATGTCCATTGCCCAAAACCACCTCTATCAACAGATTCAAACCCTGAACATTCACCTCGAACAACAGGTGCAAGAACGGACGGCAGCCCTACAGCGCTCTTTGGAAATGGAAGCTCTCATTAAGCGGGTGACCGACCAAGTGCGGGATAGCTTGGATGAAGCACAGATTTTGCGGGCAGTGGTTCGGGAACTGGCCTTGGGATTGCCGATTGAGGGTTGTGATCTTTGCCTGTATGACCCAGTTGTAAGAGAAGCCACAGTTCGCTACGAGTACACCGCCTCGTTGCCTGCCGCAGGGGGGCTGACAATCTCAATGGCTGAGCATCCAGCCCTTTACCAGCAACTGCAAGCGGGACAGATGACCCAGTTTTGTGATCTGCCAGGACAAGGCTTGATCCCTTCTCGGCAGGGGCTGGCGCTGTTGTTGTGTCCGTTGCGGGATGATCAGGGGGTGTTGGGGGATCTGTGGTTGGTGAAGGGTGCGCAGGGATCCGAACACAGCTTCGATGAGTTAGAAATGCAGTTGGTGCAGCAGGTGGCCAACCATTGCGCAATCGCCATTCGTCAGGCCCGCCTCTACCAAACCTCTCTAGAACAGGTGGAGGAGCTGGAGCGTCTTAACCAGCTTAAGGATGATTTCTTGAGCACCGTCTCGCATGAGCTGCGCACCCCGATCACCAACATGAAGATGGCCATTCACCTGCTCAAAAACACCAAAAATCCTCAGAAGCGCTCCAATTATTTAATCGTTTTGGAAACCGAATGTGAGCGGGAAGCCGCGCTGGTGAACGATTTGTTAGATTTGCAGCGGCTGGAGCTAGGATCCAAGGCCTTAACTTTGGAAGAGCTGTCTTTGGCGGGGTGGTTACCCTCTTTGCTCTATCCCTTTTTGGAGCGGGCAGAGGCGGATCAGCAAGACCTACAGTGGCAAATCGATCCGGAGGTGGGCAAGGTGATCACGGATCAGGCCAGTCTGGCACGGGTGGTGCAAGAGCTGGTGAACAATGCCTGCAAATATACCCCTCCCGGACATCGCATTCAGGTGAAGGCGAAGCGTCTTGCCTCCAACCAAGTGCAAATTCAGGTGATCAACGAGGGGATCGAGATTCCCCTCAAGGAACAGGAGCACATTTTCGATAAGTTTTACCGGGTACCGAATGGGGATCCCTGGAAACGGGGGGGCACCGGGCTGGGCCTAGCTTTGGTGAAACAGTTGATGGAACGACTTAAGGGCAGTGTATCGGTGGAAAGTGGTCGTGGCAAAACCTGCTTTACGTTGGTGCTGCCCCAGGGATCCCTACCTGGGCAGACCCCACTTCCACCCCTGACCCGCAGTTATGTCCTGCCTGTGCGAGCCCGCCCATGATGGAGCCCAGCCCAGATCAACAAGATCGAGAGGATGTAGCGTTGCGATTGGCTGCCGAGCAGTTTAAT encodes:
- a CDS encoding sensor histidine kinase; this encodes MSVEILASDVRPNRDALINRITNQIRQSLELSQILTATVAELSSFLGTDRVKLYRFDPEGHGQVIAESIREGRLPSLLGLTFPASDIPPEARQLFRHSQVQVIVDVEAQSRSISQPEYLTLSAKVQPLPDHEVPQRPVDPCHVHYLKCMGVASSLAIPLMHHQNLWGLLVSHHAEPRAYSNEELQIVQLVADQVSIAIAQAELLKQAQQKAQQESLINQIAALLHSPVHPSSTLTTVLEQLTAGLHGIGARLHLFTPEGSTHSHGLQPPTGYDDWLREQLQKQSFLPVQQDQSGLAKVWTLSNLKSWPHFLESINQTPIRGLIVLQLSWNGRQMGCLSVFRGAVYVETQWAGYRGSESFQSGDPRQRLPCISFEAWRELKINESLSWSPADVELLSRVGVHLAMSIAQNHLYQQIQTLNIHLEQQVQERTAALQRSLEMEALIKRVTDQVRDSLDEAQILRAVVRELALGLPIEGCDLCLYDPVVREATVRYEYTASLPAAGGLTISMAEHPALYQQLQAGQMTQFCDLPGQGLIPSRQGLALLLCPLRDDQGVLGDLWLVKGAQGSEHSFDELEMQLVQQVANHCAIAIRQARLYQTSLEQVEELERLNQLKDDFLSTVSHELRTPITNMKMAIHLLKNTKNPQKRSNYLIVLETECEREAALVNDLLDLQRLELGSKALTLEELSLAGWLPSLLYPFLERAEADQQDLQWQIDPEVGKVITDQASLARVVQELVNNACKYTPPGHRIQVKAKRLASNQVQIQVINEGIEIPLKEQEHIFDKFYRVPNGDPWKRGGTGLGLALVKQLMERLKGSVSVESGRGKTCFTLVLPQGSLPGQTPLPPLTRSYVLPVRARP